Proteins co-encoded in one Phycodurus eques isolate BA_2022a chromosome 21, UOR_Pequ_1.1, whole genome shotgun sequence genomic window:
- the lama1 gene encoding laminin subunit alpha-1, with translation MSLLVLLLLMQQTASQQRGLFPAILNLASNAEITSNATCGDPEAEVYCKLVEHVPGRLIKNPHCPKCDGNSILSKERHPITNAIDGTNHWWQSPSIKNGRQFHWVTITLDLKQIFQVAYIIIKAANSPRPGNWILERSMDGLTFEPWQFYAISDSECLSRYNITPRLGPPTYKSDTEVICTSYYSRLEPLEHGEIHTSLINSRPGADDLTSELLNFTSARFIQLRLQRIRTLNADLMTLSAHDPREIDPIVTRRYYYSIKDISVGGMCICYGHARSCPLDPVTKKLQCVCEHNTCGVSCNHCCPGYHQQPWQPGTISEGNTCEKCNCHKKASDCFYNQTVADLRLSVNIHGVRHGGGVCMDCQQNTAGINCETCADRYFRPDQVSPDSESPCVACDCHLRGAESSICTRDDTLPGASAGQCACKNGFAGRRCDRCAFGFRDFPLCSRCECNLAGNINRDPCDDCICKANVMGGHCDLCKAGFYNLQAANPLGCTDCFCFGVSDVCESSTWSVGQVVSTNAQLHPSSSLHLSRAILGNELPTSGNVSFRHQKQELSWEAPASFLGNKLSSYGGLLNYSVVYHGSLDIMQHFVPVHTDVIIQGNGQALRLSPPHILFLSPLAERSVAIEMLPGQFVDQHTGVQVSRDDLLSVFAEVTSMRVKVHLNTSTSGAMRLVFVSLDVADSQSPSGVQAVAMETCECPWGYSGTSCESCLPGFYRVGGVLFGGNCMQCECNDHASECDVNGVCLGCSHHTIGPHCNQCLPGFYGDATEGTADDCRRCPCPLTEASNSFSPTCVLGSSGLVSCDQCQEGYTGSKCHKCSRGFYGNPQVVGGTCVRCQCNNNVDTEEVGHCDAVSGECRRCRHNTAGRHCEMCAAGFYGDAVHQKNCQECNCDVNGSLSSVCDVTSGQCACRDNVTGRACDLCQPGFFGLQSGSGCVACDCNLSGSLDESCDDSGRCRCVDGVDGDKCDHCGHGYFRFHANGCTACTCKDTGGNCHHQTGECICPAHTEGDTCDMCETGYWGQDPITGCKPCNCSAEGSSASQCDLTNGQCLCREGFSGRSCDLCSPGSYGYPACSPCGCDIAGTKEDSCSRTLGVCDCQHTGKCVCKVAVVGRHCEKCISGFFALSSDNPDGCSPCFCSGLSRDCEAHAGLTRITMARSPSLLPLVSQSDLEGVISGVYQQGGDMLLDTRQLNTSRPRGPLYWRLPAQFEGQQLLSYGGVLSYVITFYADDAGGLANQEPQVLMRGGALRKLLIYTEMVAPDNGIRTQHDIRLTEHKWRYFNSVSEKAVSHSDFLSVLSDLQYILVKASYGTRLQQSRISNITMETAVEANESEARMGAARLIESCSCPPGYAGMSCQECAAGFFRQPLWKLPPQAQKSAFVRPCVACHCNNHSSSCHADSGHCQECQHHTSGPSCELCAQGYYGKVSGSIRDCSLCACPQQDNSFSPTCVSEGNLGDFRCTSCLTGYEGRYCEQCSLGYYGNPSLPGGMCTPCSCSGWGSLHQLCDPLTGQCQCKAGVKGPMCERCNERHVLEGNQCVSCDEECTGALLNDLDQMHRRWQAVNISSVAIAPYRQLLALNKQTRDMQLMFSERISLDMPVSRVEEDSMQLTSDLSVLLKQATNVSSGWEGVGVSNMELGVFANDSLSLGSQLIEMIIRIQVQIEALEKEAGQLTGPADVALELASRTRLLDQMTSILESMRAVNLTTATNLGRQELSLSESLVSSLQLLVLPSSDNRLRPLTVGLTAHIQKLQEAQTRVEDAAKENVQTHLVLNATNALISHYQATYQNVSVACVCVENMMEARQLLLNNVVNVMEEFANIAVQTEMLGGELDQWCPLLRKKVDALVIGLKSTDSLERVYRAESRTHLLQNQALSLHSSLSSLWNACQNSSQLVVPDGNVTDSVSKAWRVASDAHKSADLAFNMTNQSAEGGARLSAISAVLSESHLIKTAEDLHLTLSVVTTKQQILSNRVHSTSVLLHQPIRELQSLSNGSLQLQEAQLQAALAHSSLQEVLQHLYTLRQQLRDSSSVVEKTNLSVAETNQLMTHTHSAANEARRKLEEAEHRTQQLSDKIKPLSMLGENLSRNLSDIRELIEQARRQAASIKVAVQADGECVRSYRPQIQSSNFNTLTLTLKTKRPNNLLFYMGSKTTVEFLAVEMHNGKVSLLWDIGSGSTRLEYPGLDITNNRWTRINATRLGARGFLSIYQLEAAPSQTVTATSPGPARVLQIDNSTVIHIGGLADDTQTPAALQWSTFNGCLGEASLNEKNVGLWNYVSRRGQCGGCFSSPQAEETSFHFDGSGFSLIQKSLRATSTSIVLLFKTLSPAGLLLYLASNNTRDFLSIELVEGCVRLTFDLGSGPLVLTSSRKYNNGVWYKVTLQRNRRKGHLSIMAADQSSEKEVLEAESPGSASDLNRFDLDPIYIGGLPASRPIRRQVVSRSYVGCIKNVEIARLNFDLLRDAYGVRKGCVLEAVRSVSMLSSGFVQIAPRSLGQEAEILFSFKSNNQSGVLLAAFTDNHAQRRHFLSVHLLSGSLEVELGETGADGRRVTVTAAEGGSLTDGTKHSVIVNINRKSLSVQVDEGKVKSALLLPGGLSRLSTASFFIGGLPSGDEAHLPIRLQKIPMLFRGCIQHLVLGTLLVDLSAAVKYEGAEFDSCLLEEKVRGAVLPEDQDVEPTLDPSHLSVAPPTHLTPGELTCLPETELRFLPTAAQFGSSRHSHMTFTIEPVTVRKSVSLRLSLRTRARDGLLLLLSDGNQMDFAILRLAAGRPLMSADLGKGAATAASSVAVNDGKWHTVSADISRRSVSVSVDASAPDLVAVKGNQLDVNSRLYLGGLPRAHNTRRINVTTSLPGCVHSVSLNGVMLDLSRPASRNGVTSCFSKEESGSYFNGSGYAALMPDGYKVGSDVSVSLEFRTSRSEGVFLGISSAKVDAVGLEMIKGQVVFNVNNGAGRVWVASASLVLCDGRWHRLLARKTKHTLSLSIDGQSNSISNPYPQSTSAETNNPIYVGGYPDGVKQNCLSIKSAFRGCLKNVRLIKSHLNSPLDMSQAHFSLGVTPNSCPAA, from the exons AACGCCATCCCATCACGAACGCTATCGATGGAACCAACCACTGGTGGCAGAGTCCAAGCATCAAGAATGGGCGCCAGTTCCATTGGGTCACAATTACGCTGGATCTGAAACAG ATCTTTCAAGTGGCTTACATCATTATCAAGGCAGCAAACTCTCCTCGACCAG GCAACTGGATTCTGGAGCGTTCTATGGATGGCTTGACTTTTGAACCATGGCAGTTTTACGCCATCAGCGACTCAGAGTGCTTGTCTCGTTACAACATCACACCGAGACTCGGACCCCCGACCTACAAAAGTGACACGGAGGTCATATGCACGTCCTACTATTCCAGGCTGGAGCCTCTGGAGCATGGAGAG ATTCACACGTCACTGATCAACAGTCGACCTGGAGCGGATGATTTGACCTCTGAACTCTTGAACTTCACTTCAGCCCGTTTCATCCAACTTCGGTTACAGCGAATCCGAACACTCAACGCTGACCTGATGACTCTGAGTGCACACGACCCTCGAGAAATTGACCCAATCGTAACTCGTCGG tatTATTACTCAATCAAAGACATCTCTGTGGGGGGCATGTGTATCTGCTATGGACATGCCCGAAGCTGTCCGCTGGACCCTGTTACTAAG aaactacagtgtgtgtgtgaacacaaCACCTGCGGAGTAAGCTGCAACCACTGTTGCCCTGGTTACCACCAGCAGCCATGGCAACCAGGGACCATCTCTGAAGGAAACACATGTGAAA AGTGCAACTGTCACAAGAAAGCAAGCGACTGTTTCTACAATCAAACAGTCGCTGATCTCAGATTGAGCGTGAACATCCATGGTGTTCGCCACGGAGGCGGAGTTTGTATGGACTGTCAGCAGAACACCGCTGGAATTAACTGTGAGACCTGTGCCGACCGTTACTTTAGACCTGATCAG GTTTCTCCTGATTCCGAGTCTCCGTGTGTGGCGTGTGATTGTCATTTGAGAGGAGCAGAGTCTTCCATCTGCACCAGAGATGACACTTTGCCAG gTGCTAGTGCGGGTCAGTGTGCGTGTAAAAATGGCTTTGCAGGCCGGAGGTGTGACCGTTGTGCTTTTGGGTTCCGAGATTTTCCTCTTTGTTCTCGCTGTGAGTGTAACCTCGCTGGCAACATCAACAGGGATCCATGTGACGACTGCATTTGCAAA GCCAACGTGATGGGGGGTCACTGCGACCTGTGTAAAGCCGGATTCTACAACCTGCAAGCCGCCAACCCGCTGGGCTGCACCGACTGCTTCTGCTTCGGCGTGTCGGATGTCTGCGAAAGCTCCACTTGGTCGGTCGGGCAG GTGGTTTCCACAAATGCTCAGCTCCACCCTTCCTCCTCCCTCCACCTATCCCGGGCCATTCTGGGTAATGAACTTCCGACTTCCGGCAACGTCTCCTTCCGACACCAAAAACAAGAGCTCTCATGGGAAGCGCCTGCCAGTTTCCTTGGCAACAAG CTCTCGTCCTACGGGGGTCTCCTGAACTATTCTGTAGTTTATCACGGCTCATTGGACATCATGCAACATTTTGTCCCAGTCCACACCGATGTCATCATTCAG GGCAACGGGCAAGCGCTCCGCCTCTCGCCACCTCACATCCTCTTTCTGTCGCCATTGGCCGAGCGCTCGGTTGCCATAGAGATGCTCCCAGGTCAATTTGTAGATCAACACACGGGTGTTCAAGTTAGCCGTGATGaccttctgtcagtctttgctGAGGTGACATCAATGAGGGTCAAAGTTCACCTAAACACCTCTACCAGTGGAGCTATGCG CCTCGTCTTCGTGTCTCTGGATGTGGCCGACTCTCAGTCTCCATCTGGTGTCCAGGCGGTCGCCATGGAAACCTGTGAATGTCCGTGGGGGTACAGCGGCACTTCCTGTGAA TCGTGTCTTCCAGGTTTTTACAGGGTTGGCGGAGTTTTGTTTGGAGGAAACTGTATGCAGTGCGAATGCAATGACCATGCCTCTGAATGTGATGTCAATGGCGTGTGTCTG ggCTGTAGCCATCATACCATTGGTCCTCACTGCAATCAGTGTCTCCCTGGTTTCTACGGAGATGCCACAGAGGGGACAGCAGACGACTGTCGGCGTTGTCCGTGTCCTTTGACGGAAGCGTCCAACAG TTTCAGTCCGACGTGCGTGCTGGGCTCTTCTGGACTCGTGTCATGTGACCAGTGTCAGGAAGGCTACACCGGGAGCAAGTGTCACAA GTGTTCCAGGGGTTTCTACGGCAACCCGCAGGTAGTGGGCGGGACTTGTGTTCGCTGCCAATGTAACAACAACGTGGACACAGAAGAGGTGGGACATTGTGATGCTGTCAGCGGGGAGTGCCGCCGATGTCGCCACAACACGGCCGGGAGGCACTGCGAGATGTGTGCCGCCGGTTTCTATGGAGACGCCGTTCACCAGAAGAATTGCCAAG AGTGTAACTGTGATGTCAACGGATCTTTGTCAAGCGTTTGTGATGTCACATCAGGTCAATGTGCATGTCGAGACAATGTGACGGGACGGGCGTGCGACCTCTGCCAG CCGGGCTTCTTCGGGCTGCAGAGCGGCTCGGGCTGCGTGGCCTGTGATTGCAACCTGTCGGGATCTCTGGATGAGTCGTGTGACGACAGCGGACGCTGCCGATGTGTGGACGGTGTTGATGGAGACAAGTGTGACCACTGCGGACATGGTTACTTTCGTTTCCATGCCAACGGCTGCACAG catgCACCTGCAAGGACACGGGCGGGAACTGTCACCACCAAACTGGGGAGTGCATCTGTCCTGCCCACACTGAGGGTGACACTTGTGACATGTGTGAGACAGGATACTGGGGTCAAGATCCCATCACAGGCTGCAAG CCTTGCAACTGCAGTGCAGAAGGAAGCTCCGCCTCTCAGTGTGATCTGACCAACGGCCAGTGTCTGTGCAGAGAGGGATTTTCTGGCAGGTCATGTGACCTGTGTTCTCCCGGTAGCTATGGTTACCCGGCATGCTCGCCGTGTGGCTGTGACATAGCAGGAACAAAAGAAGACTCGTGCAGTCGGACGCTTGGAGTGTGCGACTGTCAACACACCGGAAAGTGTGTGTGCAAG gTGGCTGTGGTGGGCCGACACTGCGAGAAGTGCATTTCGGGTTTCTTCGCTCTGTCGTCAGACAATCCGGACGGCTGCTCTCCGTGCTTCTGTTCTGGACTCAGTCGGGACTGCGAGGCACATGCTGGCCTCACCAGA ATCACGATGGCTCGCTCTCCTTCTCTGCTGCCATTGGTCAGCCAGTCTGACCTGGAGGGGGTTATATCAGGAGTCTACCAGCAGGGCGGCGACATGCTGCTGGACACCCGCCAACTCAACACGAGCAGACCGAGAGGTCCACTCTACTGGAGGCTGCCCGCTCAGTTTGAAGGGCAGCAG ctgCTGTCATACGGTGGCGTACTGTCCTACGTTATAACTTTCTATGCGGACGATGCCGGAGGGTTGGCCAATCAGGAGCCTCAAGTGCTGATGAGAGGAGGAGCCTTGAGGAAGCTGCTCATCTACACTGAAATGGTTGCCCCTGACAACGGCATCAGGACCCAGCATGACATCAGGCTGACGGAG CACAAGTGGCGGTATTTTAACTCTGTGTCCGAGAAGGCGGTCAGTCACAGCGACTTCCTGTCGGTGCTCAGCGACTTGCAGTACATCCTCGTCAAGGCTTCGTATGGGACGAGACTGCAGCAGAGCAg GATTTCAAACATCACCATGGAGACTGCGGTAGAAGCAAATGAGTCCGAAGCCAGAATGGGCGCGGCTCGACTGATCGAGTCGTGTTCCTGTCCGCCGGGTTACGCGGGAATGTCCTGTCAG GAATGCGCGGCAGGTTTCTTCCGCCAGCCGCTGTGGAAATTGCCACCTCAGGCCCAAAAGTCTGCGTTTGTGCGCCCGTGTGTGGCGTGTCACTGCAACAACCACAGCAGCAGCTGCCACGCAGACAGCGGGCACTGCCAG GAGTGTCAACATCACACCAGTGGGCCCAGTTGTGAGCTGTGTGCCCAGGGGTATTATGGGAAGGTCAGTGGCTCCATTAGGGACTGTTCGCTGTGCGCTTGCCCCCAACAGGACAACAG TTTCAGTCCCACGTGTGTGTCCGAGGGAAATCTCGGAGACTTTCGCTGCACTTCCTGTCTAACAGGATACGAGGGGCGCTACTGCGAGCA GTGCTCTCTGGGTTACTACGGTAACCCCTCATTGCCGGGGGGGATGTGCACCCCATGCAGCTGCAGCGGGTGGGGGTCCCTGCATCAACTGTGTGATCCGCTGACCGGCCAGTGCCAGTGTAAAGCCGGGGTCAAAGGTCCAATGTGTGAGCGGTGCAATGAGCGCCACGTCCTGGAGGGAAACCAATGCGTGT CATGCGACGAAGAATGCACCGGTGCTCTGCTGAACGACTTGGACCAAATGCACCGGCGCTGGCAGGCCGTCAACATCAGCAGTGTTGCCATAGCACCCTACCGCCAGCTGTTGGCGTTGAACAAGCAGACCAGAGACATGCAG CTGATGTTTTCAGAACGCATTTCTTTGGATATGCCAGTGTCAAGAGTGGAAGAAGATTCCATGCAACTTACCTCTGACCTCAGTGTTCTGTTAAAGCAG GCCACAAATGTATCAAGTGGCTGGGAGGGAGTGGGCGTGTCCAACATGGAATTGGGCGTGTTCGCCAATGATAGCTTGTCACTTGGAAGTCAGCTGATAGAAATGATCATCAGGATTCAAGTCCAGATTGAAG CACTTGAGAAGGAGGCGGGGCAACTGACTGGGCCTGCCGACGTAGCGCTAGAACTAGCCAGTCGGACACGTCTGCTGGACCAGATGACCTCCATTTTAGAAAGTATGCGAGCTGTCAATCTGACCACGGCCACAAATTTGGGACGTCAGGAGCTCAG TCTCTCAGAGTCTCTCGTCAGTTCGCTCCAACTTCTCGTCCTGCCCAGCTCGGACAACAGGCTCCGCCCCCTAACTGTCGGCCTCACTGCTCACATACAAAAACTGCAAGAAGCACAAACACGCGTGGAAGACGCCGCAAAAGAAAACGTGCAAACACACCTTGTGCTGAATGCCACAAATGCTCTGATCTCCCACTATcag GCAACCTACCAGAACGTCAgtgttgcatgtgtgtgcgtggagAACATGATGGAGGCCAGGCAGCTGCTGCTGAACAATGTGGTCAACGTGATGGAGGAGTTCGCTAACATTGCCGTC CAGACAGAAATGTTGGGAGGCGAGCTGGATCAATGGTGCCCTCTGCTGAGGAAGAAAGTGGATGCTCTCGTCATTGGACTGAAGAGCACCGATTCGCTAGAAAGGGTTTACCGTGCAGAGAGTCGCACCCATCTGCTTCAAAACCAAGCCCTCTCTCTGCACAG CTCTCTGTCATCATTGTGGAACGCATGTCAGAACAGCAGCCAATTGGTCGTGCCGGATGGCAATGTCACAGATAGTGTCAGCAAGGCCTGGCGTGTCGCCTCAGACGCTCACAAGTCTGCCGACCTCGCTTTCAATATG ACCAACCAATCAGCGGAGGGCGGGGCCAGGCTGAGTGCGATCTCTGCTGTGCTCAGTGAGAGTCATTTGATCAAGACAGCAGaag ACTTGCACCTGACGCTCTCCGTGGTAACCACGAAACAGCAGATACTCAGCAACCGTGTGCACAGCACCAGCGTCCTCCTCCATCAGCCAATTAGAGAGCTGCAGAGCCTCTCGAACG GTTCATTGCAGCTGCAGGAGGCCCAGTTGCAGGCAGCACTGGCACACTCCAGCCTGCAGGAGGTACTGCAGCACTTGTACACCCTCAGACAGCAGCTGCGGgattcttcttctgtggtggaAAAAACCAACCTGAGTGTTGCTGAGACCAATCAGCTGATGACACACACGCATTCAGCAG CCAATGAGGCACGGCGTAAACTGGAAGAGGCGGAGCATCGCACACAGCAATTGAGTGACAAAATAAAGCCGCTGAGCATGCTGGGAGAAAACCTGAGCAGGAACCTGTCTGACATCAGAGAGCTCATCGAGCAAGCCAGACGACAAGCGGCGTCC ATTAAGGTGGCGGTACAGGCAGATGGAGAATGCGTCCGATCGTACCGACCCCAAATTCAGTCGAGCAACTTTAACACCTTGACTTTGACCTTGAAGACCAAGAGGCCCAACAATCTGCTCTTCTATATGGGCAGCAAGACAACA GTGGAGTTCCTCGCAGTGGAAATGCACAACGGGAAAGTGTCTCTGCTCTGGGATATCGGATCTGGCAGTACCAGGCTGGAGTATCCTGGACTCGACATCACCAACAACAGATGGACCAGAATCAACGCCACACG GCTGGGTGCTCGGGGCTTCTTGTCCATTTATCAGCTGGAGGCGGCGCCATCACAAACAGTGACGGCAACATCACCTGGACCGGCCCGGGTTCTACAAATCGACAACAGTACCGTCATCCACATCGGAGGACTGGCAGATGACACCCAG ACGCCGGCAGCGTTGCAGTGGTCCACGTTTAATGGTTGTTTGGGTGAAGCATcgctcaatgaaaaaaatgtcgGCCTGTGGAACTACGTCAGCAGACGAGGACAGTGTGGAGGCTGCTTCAGCag TCCGCAGGCGGAAGAGACCTCTTTCCACTTTGACGGTTCCGGATTCTCATTGATCCAAAAGTCTCTGCGAGCCACATCGACGTCCATTGTGTTATTGTTTAAAACGCTGTCGCCAGCCGGATTGCTGTTGTACCTGGCCTCCAACAACACT AGGGACTTCCTTTCCATtgaactggtggagggctgtgtACGTCTGACCTTTGACCTAGGGTCTGGTCCTCTGGTCTTGACTTCCAGCAGGAAATACAACAACGGCGTGTGGTACAAGGTCACGCTGCAAAGGAACCGACGCAAAG gtCACCTGTCAATCATGGCAGCTGACCAATCATCAGAAAAAGAAGTGTTGGAGGCGGAGTCACCAGGATCTGCTTCTGACCTCAACCGTTTTGACCTTGACCCCATCTACATCGGAGGACTTCCTGCTTCTCGACCAATCAG GCGGCAAGTGGTCTCCAGGTCCTACGTTGGCTGCATCAAGAACGTGGAGATAGCAAGATTAAACTTTGACCTGCTTAGAGATGCATATGGAGTCAGGAAAGGCTGCGTTCTTGag GCGGTGCGGAGCGTGTCAATGTTAAGCAGCGGCTTCGTTCAGATTGCTCCTCGTTcactcgggcaggaggcagagaTTCTCTTCTCTTTCAAATCTAACAACCAATCAGGAGTCCTGTTGGCTGCCTTCACTGATAACCATGCCCAGCGACGG CACTTCCTGTCAGTCCACCTGCTCTCTGGTTCTTTGGAAGTGGAGCTCGGGGAGACGGGTGCGGACGGTCGGCGGGTGACAGTCACAGCGGCGGAAGGGGGCTCTCTCACCGATGGAACAAAACACTCGGTCATCGTTAACATCAATAGGAA GTCACTTTCGGTCCAAGTTGATGAGGGAAAAGTCAAATCAGCCTTGCTGTTACCAGGCGGACTTTCCCGTCTTTCCACGGCCTCTTTTTTCATTGGAGGACTGCCTTCAGGGGATGAGGCTCATTTGCCAATCAGATTACAGAAGATACCAATGTTGTTCAGAGGCTGCATACAGCACCTGGTGCTTGGCACTCT GCTTGTCGACCTGTCAGCTGCTGTCAAGTATGAGGGGGCGGAGTTTGACAGCTGCTTACTGGAGGAGAAAGTCAGAGGGGCAGTGCTTCCAGAAGACCAGGATGTGGAACCCACTCTTGACCCTTCCCACCTGTCTGTAGCCCCACCTACCCATCTGACACCTGGTGAACTAACG TGTCTGCCAGAAACAGAGTTGCGCTTCCTGCCAACAGCAGCTCAGTTTGGTTCATCACGACATAGTCACATGACTTTTACTATTGAACCAGTCACTGTCCGCAAAAG CGTGTCCCTGCGCTTGTCGCTTCGAACACGAGCTCGGGACGGTTTGTTGCTGCTCCTGTCTGACGGCAACCAGATGGACTTTGCCATCCTGCGACTGGCGGCCGGGCGGCCACTGATGTCGGCGGACCTTGGGAAGGGTGCCGCCACCGCCGCCTCCTCGGTTGCTGTGAACGACGGAAAATGGCACACA GTAAGCGCCGACATTAGTCGGCGCTCCGTTTCGGTCTCTGTGGACGCCTCTGCTCCCGACTTGGTGGCGGTTAAAGGGAACCAGCTAGACGTCAACAGCAGACTGTATCTGGGTGGACTACCGCGCGCGCACAACACCCGAAGAATAAAT GTGACCACAAGTCTTCCAGGTTGTGTTCACTCTGTGAGTCTGAACGGCGTCATGCTCGATCTCTCTCGACCAGCCTCACGGAATGGCGTCACTTCCTGTTTCAGTAAGGAGGAGTCAGGAAGTTACTTTAATGGCAGTGGATACGCCGCACTGA TGCCGGATGGATACAAGGTTGGTTCGGACGTGTCTGTGTCTCTGGAGTTTCGGACCAGCCGATCAGAAGGCGTCTTCCTTGGCATCAGCAGTGCCAAGGTGGATGCCGTTGGACTAGAGATGATCAAAGGACAG GTGGTGTTTAATGTGAATAACGGGGCGGGCAGAGTGTGGGTTGCTTCTGCCAGTCTCGTCCTGTGTGATGGACGCTGGCATCGCCTGCTGGCCAGGAAGACCAAACACACCCTAAGTCTGAGCATAGATGGGCAAAGCAACTCCATCAGCAACCCCTATCCACAGTCCACCTCTGCTGAGACCAATAATCCCATCTATGTGGGCGGGTACCCAG ACGGAGTAAAACAAAATTGCCTGTCAATCAAGTCGGCCTTCAGAGGATGTCTGAAGAATGTCCGTCTCATAAAGTCGCACCTCAACAGCCCTCTAGACATGAGTCAGGCCCACTTCTCGTTGGGTGTCACCCCTAACTCATGTCCTGCTGCCTAG